In one window of Miscanthus floridulus cultivar M001 chromosome 12, ASM1932011v1, whole genome shotgun sequence DNA:
- the LOC136498347 gene encoding uncharacterized protein — MAAAEAEASSRRRRRRRAEELCAAAVSVADAASWWCAVALVALVLLGALRAETTTAADVDGDGAHRRQFRGPRLGGPAARPCEEVYVVGEGETLHSISEKCGDPFIVERNPHIHDPDDVFPGLVIALCPTKNT; from the coding sequence ATGGCCGCCGCCGAGGCAGAGGCgagcagccggcggcggcggcggcgccgcgcggAGGAGCTGTGCGCGGCGGCCGTGTCGGTCGCGGACGCGGCCTCGTGGTGGTGCGCCGTGGCGCTGGTGGCGCTCGTGCTGCTGGGCGCGCTCCGCGCGGAGACGACGACCGCGGCCGacgtcgacggcgacggcgcgcACCGTCGTCAGTTCCGGGGCCCGCGGCTGGGCGGCCCCGCGGCGCGGCCGTGCGAGGAGGTGTACGTGGTCGGGGAAGGCGAGACGCTGCACAGCATCAGCGAGAAGTGCGGGGACCCCTTCATCGTGGAGCGGAACCCGCACATACACGACCCCGACGACGTCTTCCCGGGTCTCGTCATCGCGCTCTGCCCCACCAAGAACACCTAG